The nucleotide window ACAGTATAACAGGTATTTTTTGTTACGCCTTGTTAACGGAAAAGCTAATAACGTTGTCAATATGTGTTTGTTGTAGCGCCAGCATTACCAACCGATCAAGCCCCAATGCAACGCCAGCACAATCGGGCAAACCGGATTGTAATGCCGCCAATAAACGATCATCGATAGGTTTTTCTGCTAGGCCATGTTGCTTACGCCAAGCATTGTCTTTAGTAAAGCGCCTTGCTTGCTCATCAGCGTCGGTCAATTCATGGAACCCATTCGCCAATTCAATGCCTTTAAAATACAACTCAAAGCGCCTCGAGACACGCTCATCTTGGTCATCAATTCGTGCCAAAGCACTTTGAGATGCAGGGAAATTATAAATAAAACAAGGGCTTTTTTGACCAATATTGGTCTCAACTAACTCGGCAAATAGATATTGTAATATTGTATCGAAATCAGATTCAGCCAATATCCAGTCGGCATCTAAGTTATGTCGATTAACTTGCTGCTTAAGTTGCTCGATATCGGCAGTTAATGGATCAACGCCAACATAATCGATAAACGCCTGCTGATAAGTCAAAGATTGCGCCGCTTGGCAAGACAACACCGTTTGCATTAACTGATCAAGTTCCGCCATCAATTGAAAATGATCAAAACCAACACGGTACCATTCAAGCATGGTAAATTCTGGGTTATGAAAACGACCAGCAAGCTCATTGCGGAACGCTTTACAGATTTGGTAAATACAACCACTGCCATCAGCGAGTAAGCGTTTCATGGCAAATTCTGGCGACGTCTGTAAATACAAAGTTTGTGCATCATTACTTTGGTGTGCACTGGCGAGCAATTCGGTGCTAAAACTTTCAAGGTGAACATCGGTTACCGTTGCCGCTGACAAGCTTGGCGTTTCCACTTCCATAACATCACGCTCGGCAAAAAATTGACGTATTTTTGCCATTAGCTCGGCGCGTTGTTTCAGTACTTGTCGAGTCGCACTTGGTTGCCAATCATGGGGGTTATTGCTTGCCATAGCCTTGTTCCAAATTTTATCTTGCCGTCACCTTGTGCCACGTACGCTAATGACACAAATGAAAAAGGTTAGCCTTATGCTAACCTCTTTGGTATTTGCTTTATGATATGTAAGTAATTACTTACCAGCGCGAGATACATACTCGCCACTGCGTGTATCTACCTTAACCACTTCGCCAATTTGCACGAATAAAGGAACACGAACCACAGCGCCTGTACTCAAGGTCGCTGGTTTACCGCCAGTGCCTGCAGTATCACCTTTTAGACCAGGATCGGTTTCAATGATTTCCAATTCAACAAAGTTAGGTGGGGTAACTGAAATCGGATTGCCATCCCACAAAGTGATGGTACACATGTCACCTTCTTTCAGCCATTTAACATTATCACCAACCGCTTTTTCATCGGCGGCAATTTGCTCAAAGGTATCATTGTTCATAAAGTGCCAGAATTCGCCATCGGCATATAAATAGCCTAAATCCGTTTCCATCACATCGGCACCTTCAACAGATTCACCTGATTTGAAAGTCTTTTCTAAAACTTTACCTGATATTAATTTACGGATTTTAACGCGGTTAAAGGCCTGACCTTTACCTGGCTTTACAATCTCATTTTCCAGAATATTGCATGGCTCACCGTCAATCATTAACTTAAGGCCATTTTTAAATTCATTAGTACTATAATTGCCCATAGTGTTCTCTTATGTATTTGTGTTCTCTAATAGATTAAAATCTGTCACCAAGATAAATACGCAAGGTATTTACCCGTAGAGATTTTTGATGACGCAAATAATAACCCGAATTGAAGACAATGTGCATAGCTTTTGGGAAAAAGAGTTGGCGAATGTTGTCACCGACCCCAAACAACTCTTGTCTATGCTAAATATAGACGAGAACAAATACAGTTCACACTTTCCAGCAAGAAAGTTATTTCCGGTGCGAGTACCGCGACCGTTTATCGAAAAAATGCAGAAAAACAACATCGAAGATCCTCTACTGCAACAAGTGATGCCGCGCAGTGAAGAGTTTAGCGATGTCGAGGGTTTTGTCAGTGATCCATTGCAAGAACACGACACCGTGGCTGAAGGGTTATTGCACAAATACAAAAACCGTGTGCTAATGATTGTTAAGGCCGGTTGCGCGGTGAATTGTCGTTATTGTTTTCGCCGTCATTTCCCCTATCAAGATAACAGCCCCAATAAACAACGTTGGCAAGAGGCTATCGATTACATTAAGCAGCACGAAGAAATCAATGAAGTGATTTTTTCCGGCGGCGATCCACTGATGGCAAAAGACAGTCATTTGCAGTGGTTAATTGAGCAAATAAATAACATTGCTCATATCACTCGACTGCGAATCCACACGCGCCTACCGGTGGTAATACCCAGTCGAATCAATCCAGCATTACTCTCTACATTAAGTGAATCCCGCTTGCGCATAATAATGGTGTTGCATATTAATCACAGCAATGAAATTTGTGATGATTTGAGCCGAGCGGTCATGATGTTAAAGCAACACGATATTTTGGTGCTCAATCAGAGCGTGTTATTAAAAGGTATTAATGATGATGCGCAAACATTATGTGACTTGTCGGAAAAGCTATTTAGTGTCGATATTTTGCCGTATTATCTGCACTTACTCGATCCGGTGAAAGGCGCTGCCCATTTTCATGTAGACTTACACCAAGCGAAATCAATAGCCAAAAAAATGATGGCCAACTTGCCAGGCTTTTTAATGCCTAAAGTTGTGCAGGAACTTGCTGGTGAAGCCAATAAAACCCCACTGAATTTATAGACAAAGAAAAGTATATTTTTATGAACAAATCGATTGAAAAACACCTGATTGAAAACATCTCACAGTTACTAAAGCGATCTTTAAAAGTCGATGCAACGCTGACAGAATTACGTGCGGATAAACAGGCCAACTTCCAATCCATCTTTCCCCAAAACGGCGACTTTACGGTAAAGGCCGACACCTTTCAGCCGTATATCGAAGAGATCGCCAATGAGTTGTTGGTGTGGCAACAAACGCAAAACAATGAATTACTAGCGACCATGGTGAAAAAGATTGAGTTGTTGTATTCACTGATTGGTAAATTTGAATCTTTGTACCAACAACAATAAAGCAGACTTAAAGTTGCAAAATCGACGATAAAGCGATCATACTGGGGTTAACAATAATATAAAACCTCAGGAAATTATGAGCATGTGTCGTCGGTTTTGGCTGCTACCTTTACTCGCTGTCAGTCAGCAATCCTTTGCTAAGGAACTGGATCCTCGCTCGTACATAAACATCCCTATCGATCAAAATTTTATTGGTGCTTTATACATAAAAACCAAAGGTGATGTGTATACCACACCGGACGTGCCGGTCGAAGACTTAACCCTAGACATTGACGGTCCTGGGGTTGCCTATGCTTATACCTTTTCAATGTTTGGCAATGCCAGTAAATTTGATATCGCCGGCGGACAAGCATGTGCTGACGGTGAAGCGATATATCTCGGTGATCGGGTTGAACGTCGTTACTGTGGCATGACTGACACCTTTATGCGCCTCAATTACAACTTCTATGGTGCCAAAGCCATGGAATTATCAGAATTTGTTAAACAACCAAAAACCATGGTTATTGGCGCCAGTTTACAAGTTGGTATACCAACCGGCGCTTACGACAAGCAATATGTACTCAACATCGGCTCTAATCGTTGGTTCTTTAAACCGGAAATAGGCATGTCCATCCCATTTGGTAATTGGGAATTCGACGCTGCCGTCTCAGCTAAGTTTTTTACCAATAATACCGAGCTGTTATACGATCAAACTTTTGAACAAGACCCGGTTTATAATATTCAGTCTCACCTTATCTACGACTTTCAACCCGGCCACTGGATCTCCTTTAATGCCAATTACTATTTCGGTGGTGATACCTATGTCGATGGTGATAAACGAGCGGATAAAACCGGCAATTTTCGTGGCGGTATAACCTACAGCTACGCAATAAATTCGCAACACAGTGTTAAGTTTATAGCCAATAAAGGCATTACCACCAAGCGAGGTAATGATGTTGATGTGGTCGCTGTCGCGTGGGCGTATCGTTGGCAATAAAAAAGGTGGCTATCGCCACCTATTGAGTATTATTGTTTCGTATCTCGCATAAACGTTTCTTTAAACCAGTCCGTTAACATGACTTTTTCATACTTGAAATTCTCATGATGCATACCGCTGCCTGGTGAGTTAAAAAAGCCCATATCTTTAATATGCTCTTCACCTGAGCTGAGCTTTGCACCGCTGGCATCGGTTAGCTGGTACTTAAAACGCATTTTCGGGAAATACAAATCTTCAATCACACGAATAGTCGCGTTATTTGGTCCAACCATATAGCGCACATCACCGGCTAAATCGACATTGGTAATGTCCATTGTTAGCGTTTGCCCTTCTGGCAACTTTGCCGCGAGTTCCGCAATATGCTCTTCCAGTTCTTTAAACACTCGTGCCTCAAAACGGCTACGTGGCTCATCGCCTGGTTCAATGTCGGTATAACTGTCTGGGTCAACCCAATTTACTTTGGCCTGTCCAGCCATCGCATAGGTTGATACCAGCATGGTTGCGCATATAACCGAAATAAACTTGTTCACTAATTTCATCTCTATCACCTTATCTTTACATCAGCGTTTAATAAGTAGACAACACCTTGTTTAGTAAAGTTTAATCGAAATTGTAATAGTTCGTTGTCGTATGGTAATTAATTGCCTACAAACTGTCTTAACATAGAGCCAACAATAATCTGAATACGGTGTTGGCGCTCTTGTTCATCAATATCGTCGATAACAAACCCTTGCGCCGCACCGCGCCATGCAAATTGTTTGGTTTCACCGTCTAACACGAACATCAACATTGTGCCTTTTTCTAGATTTGGCAAGTCAGGTAATCCTGGATTTAAACCAAATGTTTCAGATAACTGTTCATCACTGAAATCTTCTTCACGTTCGAGAATATAGCCAATAAAAAACGTTGGCTGTTGATCGGCTTCAACTTGGCGAAATCCTTGGCTGTTAAGGTAGCGCTCAATTTCTGCGGTAAACGCTGGAAAGCGCTGGCCATGATCGGTTTCTTGTAATGGGGTAAAGGCGTAGGTGGTATTACTGTCCAGCACTAGGTCTTTATCGTGACTGCTGGAAATAGCTAGTTGTCTTTCTGCCATTGCTTCTTCATCGGTAACCTGAACACAGGCAGCTAGGGTGGTGACAAAAAGTAAAATTAGAATATTACGCATTATTATTATCTCGGCTAAGTTTGCTACTTATGTCAATAATAACAATAACTTTACAATTTGCGTAATGATTATGTGTAGCCCTTTGCTATTAATTTGTTATTGACTGTAACTCACAAAAAAGCCCCGTCTAAGACGAGGCTTTTTCAGCACATAGCGTGGCGCAGATTACATCATGCCGCCCATACCGCCCATGCCACCCATGCCGCCCATATCAGGCATTGCAGGTGCAGCTGCTGCATCTTGTGGCGCTTCGGTCACCATAGCTTCGGTAGTTAGCATCAAACTTGCTACTGAGGCTGCGAACTGAAGTGCACTACGAGTTACTTTGGTCGGATCTAGGATACCCATTTCCAACATATCACCGTAGGTGCTGTTAGCGGCGTTGTAACCATAGTTACCTTCGCCATTGCGCACTTCATTAAGAACCACGGATGCTTCATCACCACAGTTACTTACGATTTGACGAAGGGGTGCTTCCATGGCACGAAGAGCCACGTTGATACCGTGGGTTTGATCTTCGTTAGCACCTTCAAGATCTTTGATCTTGTCAGCAACACGAACAAGGGCTGTACCACCACCGGCAACCACACCTTCTTCAACCGCGGCACGTGTTGCATGCAATGCATCTTCAACACGGGCTTTCTTTTCTTTCATTTCAACTTCAGTCGCCGCGCCAACTTTGATTACCGCAACACCGCCAGCCAATTTAGCTAGACGCTCTTGCAGTTTTTCGCGATCGTAGTCTGACGTTGTGTCTTCGATTTGGCCACGAATTTGCGTGACACGACCATTGATTTCAGCTTCTTCACCGATACCATCGATGATAGTGGTGTTATCTTTAGAGATAACCACGCGCTTAGCTTGACCAAGATCTTCTAATGTTGCTTTTTCAAGCTCCATACCGATTTCTTCAGAAATAACAGTACCAGCTGTCAACACAGCGATATCTTGTAACATCGCTTTACGACGGTCACCAAAACCAGGTGCTTTAACCGCAGCCACTTTGACAATGCCACGCATGTTGTTAACAACTAAAGTTGCTAAGGCTTCGCCTTCAACGTCTTCAGCAATAATAAGCAATGGCTTACCCGCTTTAGCAACGCCTTCAAGGGTTGTTAGCAATTCACGGATATTAGAAATTTTCTTATCAACAAGTAAGATAAACGGGCTTTCAAGTTCAACACTGCCGTTTTCTTGATTATTAATGAAGTATGGCGATAGGTAACCACGGTCAAATTGCATACCTTCAACAACGTCTAGCTCATCAGTAAGGGCTTGACCTTCTTCAACGGTAATAACACCTTCTGTACCAACTTTATCCATTGCCGTAGCGATGATAGAGCCAACAGTAGTATCAGAGTTAGCTGAAATGGTACCAACTTGCTCAATCGCTTTGTTATCAGCACATGCCGTAGATAGATCTTTTAGCTCGGCAACGGCAGCGATAACTGCTTGGTCGATACCACGTTTAAGATCCATTGGGTTCATGCCGGCAGCAATTGATTTTAAACCTTCGTTTACAATAGCTTGTGCTAACACGGTTGCGGTTGTTGTACCGTCACCCGCTTCATCATTGGCTTTAGAAGCAACTTCTTTAACCATTTGCGCGCCCATGTTTTCAAACTTGTCTGCAAGTTCGATTTCTTTTGCAACGCTAACACCGTCTTTAGTGATTGTTGGACCACCAAAGCTCTTATCCAATACCACATTGCGACCTTTTGGTCCCAATGTTACCTTAACTGCATCTGCAAGAATGTTTACGCCGCTTAGCATCTTAGTGCGTGCGTCATTACCAAATAAAACGTCTTTTGCTGCCATTTTTATTTTCCTTTAAATCTTTTTTATCCGCAAAGGGATGTATAAATGAGTTTAGGCTTATTCTACGATAGCCAAAATGTCGGCTTCGCTTAGGATCAGAACTTCTTCACCATCGATTTTTTCGGTTTTTGCGCCGTAACCTTCAGAGAAGATCACTTGATCACCGATTTTCACATCCAAAGGACGAACTTCACCGCTTTCAAGAATGCGACCGTTACCAACGGCAATTACTTCACCACGAGTCGACTTTTCAGCCGCACTACCCGTTAAGACAATGCCACCAGCAGATTTGGTTTCAACTTCTTTACGCTTGATAATCACACGATCATGTAAAGGACGAATGCTCATTTATTTCTCCTGATATTCTTTTGAGAATTTTTAAGTATTTATGTTTAAAGCAGATAGGGGTTGGTCGCCATCTTTTCAAGGGCTAGGCCTAAAAATTTGCAATTTTTTTAGCCAAGCCATTCAATCAGAAGCGTTACTGCAATTATTCTATACGCTTGTTATTTTTATCCGCATCGATAGTCTTGCTATCGGCTTCGATATCGATAACGTCATCATTTTGTTGGAATGGGTTGGCTTGCGAACCTTGCTGTTGATAAAAGTCTTGAAAATCCTGTTGTTGATTGACATTGGTATAGAAAAACGCCGAACCATTTTTTTGCGATTTTGCTAATTGTTGCTGCACCAGCTTAACAATAGCCCCGCGTGACACAGGCCACAGTAACGCCAAACCAAAGCCATCAGTAATAAAACCTGGTGTCAGCAGCAACACACCGGCAACAAGCAGCAATAAGGCCGCGATGATTTCATCTGATGGCATTTGTCCTTGAGCAAGTTTGTGTTGTACCGATTGATAGGTTGCTAATCCTTGCTGGCGCACCATTTTGGCACCAAGCCAAGCGGTAACAATAACCAGAACAATGGTTGGCAATGCGCCAATCAAGGCACCGACATTCATCAATACCATAATTTCGATAATCGGCATGATGATAAATAACAAAAACAACACTCTAAACATGGTGTGCAACTTCACTCAAAAAATAAATCTATGAAACTAATATTGGGCTTTTCGGGTCTTTTTCAAGCAACAAGCAAGGACATGCGATAAAAGTAGTAACGAAAAACATTACCAAAATGACATTTTGGTGAGTAAAATCAATAGTTAATACGTACAACATGGAGTAACAGGAATAATGTATCAAATTGTATTGTGTAATTGCCCCAATAACGAGGTGGCATCAAAGATTGCCAAGCGCTTGGTACATGATAAACTTGCCGCCTGTGTTAATATAATGACCAATGTAAAATCGGTTTATCAATGGCAAGGTGATATAGTAGAAGACGACGAAATTACGCTGATTATAAAAAGCAAATCTTGCTTATTCAGTGAACTCGAGTCGACTATCAAGGCACTACACCCCTACGATGTCGTAGAAATAATTGCTTTGGATATCACGCAAGGGAGCCAACAATACTTGGCTTGGATAAACGAATCTGTGAAGTAAACCATGCGCCTAATAAGTTTAATATTATCTGTTTTATTGCTTGTCACCTCCGCTAATGTGAAGGGACAAGACTCAATCTTTGATACATCCGCAGTCGATAATCTGCTCTCCAATGATCAAGAGTTTCTACCGGTAGATGAAGCATTTCGCTTTGACTTTAATCAGCACGAGCAAAAGCTGGAAGTCTATTTTTCTATCGCAGAAGGCTACTATATTTACCGTGATAAATTTAAATTTAGCGCTGACAATGCTGAATTTACAATGCCGACTTTGCCTCAAGGTGAAGAACATGAAGACGAGTACTTCGGCGTTCAACAGGTTTATTACCAACAACTGAAATTCACTATTGATTTAACCTCGGTTAGTCGCGATGCACAGCTTAGCATCACCTACCAAGGCTGTGCTGAAAAAGGTTTGTGTTATCCACCAACCAAAAAGCAAGTACCCATCGATGCCTTTACTGAGCAACCTGCTGCCGCGGTACTTGATAGTATCAGTGGCGGCAATCAACCACTAACGTCGACCAAACTTAGCGATAACAGCCTAACCACTCAAGTGAGTGAACAAGACACGCTGGCAGCAAGCTTAGATTCGGACAACTTATTTTGGGTGTTATTAACCTTTTTTGGTTTGGGTATATTGCTGTCATTTACGCCGTGTGTGTTTCCTATGTACCCAATATTGACCGGTATCATAGTCGGTCAAGGTGAAGGACTAACCACGCGTCGGGCGTTTAGTTTGTCATTTTCATACGTACAAGGTATGGCCATCACCTACACCATATTAGGTGTCGTTGTAGCCCTAGCTGGTGCGCAATTTCAGGCCGCCTTTCAGCACCCTATCGTATTAATCGTGCTGAGCTTACTGTTTATATTTTTAGCACTGTCGATGTTTGGTGTGTTTAATTTGGCCCTACCTGCGTCTTGGCAAAATAAACTGACAGAGCTCAGCAATAGCCAAAAAGGCGGCGCCATGTCATCGGTGTTTTCAATGGGGGCAATATCAGGTTTGGTTGCCTCGCCTTGTACCACGGCCCCGTTAACCGGCGCGTTAATTTATATTGCCCAATCAGGGGATGTCATCGTCGGTGCATCTGCGCTGTATGCATTAAGTTTAGGTATGGGCTTACCGTTATTGGTGCTAGGTAGTTCAGGCGGTAAGTTGTTGCCGAAAGCTGGTAATTGGATGACGGTTATTAAAAACATCTTCGGTTTCTTGCTGTTAGCTGTACCGGTATTCTTGTTAGAGCGCTTCTTGCCAGTGGTCGCGAGTCAGCTACTATGGGCCGCATTGCTGTTGGCCACCGCGACGTATTTTTATGTGGTTAATTCCAACACCAATAATGACGCCAAAGGATTTTGGTTTGGACTGCGCTCGCTAGCGATTTTTGTGATGTTGTTTTTTGGTGCCAATTTGGCCTATCAAACGGTA belongs to Thalassotalea sp. HSM 43 and includes:
- a CDS encoding DUF3016 domain-containing protein, which codes for MKLVNKFISVICATMLVSTYAMAGQAKVNWVDPDSYTDIEPGDEPRSRFEARVFKELEEHIAELAAKLPEGQTLTMDITNVDLAGDVRYMVGPNNATIRVIEDLYFPKMRFKYQLTDASGAKLSSGEEHIKDMGFFNSPGSGMHHENFKYEKVMLTDWFKETFMRDTKQ
- the efp gene encoding elongation factor P, translating into MGNYSTNEFKNGLKLMIDGEPCNILENEIVKPGKGQAFNRVKIRKLISGKVLEKTFKSGESVEGADVMETDLGYLYADGEFWHFMNNDTFEQIAADEKAVGDNVKWLKEGDMCTITLWDGNPISVTPPNFVELEIIETDPGLKGDTAGTGGKPATLSTGAVVRVPLFVQIGEVVKVDTRSGEYVSRAGK
- the cutA gene encoding divalent-cation tolerance protein CutA — its product is MYQIVLCNCPNNEVASKIAKRLVHDKLAACVNIMTNVKSVYQWQGDIVEDDEITLIIKSKSCLFSELESTIKALHPYDVVEIIALDITQGSQQYLAWINESVK
- the epmA gene encoding elongation factor P--(R)-beta-lysine ligase, producing the protein MASNNPHDWQPSATRQVLKQRAELMAKIRQFFAERDVMEVETPSLSAATVTDVHLESFSTELLASAHQSNDAQTLYLQTSPEFAMKRLLADGSGCIYQICKAFRNELAGRFHNPEFTMLEWYRVGFDHFQLMAELDQLMQTVLSCQAAQSLTYQQAFIDYVGVDPLTADIEQLKQQVNRHNLDADWILAESDFDTILQYLFAELVETNIGQKSPCFIYNFPASQSALARIDDQDERVSRRFELYFKGIELANGFHELTDADEQARRFTKDNAWRKQHGLAEKPIDDRLLAALQSGLPDCAGVALGLDRLVMLALQQTHIDNVISFSVNKA
- a CDS encoding FxsA family protein, whose product is MFRVLFLLFIIMPIIEIMVLMNVGALIGALPTIVLVIVTAWLGAKMVRQQGLATYQSVQHKLAQGQMPSDEIIAALLLLVAGVLLLTPGFITDGFGLALLWPVSRGAIVKLVQQQLAKSQKNGSAFFYTNVNQQQDFQDFYQQQGSQANPFQQNDDVIDIEADSKTIDADKNNKRIE
- a CDS encoding transporter, with product MCRRFWLLPLLAVSQQSFAKELDPRSYINIPIDQNFIGALYIKTKGDVYTTPDVPVEDLTLDIDGPGVAYAYTFSMFGNASKFDIAGGQACADGEAIYLGDRVERRYCGMTDTFMRLNYNFYGAKAMELSEFVKQPKTMVIGASLQVGIPTGAYDKQYVLNIGSNRWFFKPEIGMSIPFGNWEFDAAVSAKFFTNNTELLYDQTFEQDPVYNIQSHLIYDFQPGHWISFNANYYFGGDTYVDGDKRADKTGNFRGGITYSYAINSQHSVKFIANKGITTKRGNDVDVVAVAWAYRWQ
- a CDS encoding protein-disulfide reductase DsbD; translation: MRLISLILSVLLLVTSANVKGQDSIFDTSAVDNLLSNDQEFLPVDEAFRFDFNQHEQKLEVYFSIAEGYYIYRDKFKFSADNAEFTMPTLPQGEEHEDEYFGVQQVYYQQLKFTIDLTSVSRDAQLSITYQGCAEKGLCYPPTKKQVPIDAFTEQPAAAVLDSISGGNQPLTSTKLSDNSLTTQVSEQDTLAASLDSDNLFWVLLTFFGLGILLSFTPCVFPMYPILTGIIVGQGEGLTTRRAFSLSFSYVQGMAITYTILGVVVALAGAQFQAAFQHPIVLIVLSLLFIFLALSMFGVFNLALPASWQNKLTELSNSQKGGAMSSVFSMGAISGLVASPCTTAPLTGALIYIAQSGDVIVGASALYALSLGMGLPLLVLGSSGGKLLPKAGNWMTVIKNIFGFLLLAVPVFLLERFLPVVASQLLWAALLLATATYFYVVNSNTNNDAKGFWFGLRSLAIFVMLFFGANLAYQTVFTPQHSAAAAHKEFVKVSTLSELNQQVAIANSEGQTVMVDLYADWCIACKEFEKYTFPKNNVQQALHNTVMIQIDLTDTGTDSSIELMEHFDVFGLPSILFFDKQGNELTQQRVTGFMGADEFAAHINRIFN
- a CDS encoding co-chaperone GroES, which gives rise to MSIRPLHDRVIIKRKEVETKSAGGIVLTGSAAEKSTRGEVIAVGNGRILESGEVRPLDVKIGDQVIFSEGYGAKTEKIDGEEVLILSEADILAIVE
- the epmB gene encoding EF-P beta-lysylation protein EpmB, translating into MTQIITRIEDNVHSFWEKELANVVTDPKQLLSMLNIDENKYSSHFPARKLFPVRVPRPFIEKMQKNNIEDPLLQQVMPRSEEFSDVEGFVSDPLQEHDTVAEGLLHKYKNRVLMIVKAGCAVNCRYCFRRHFPYQDNSPNKQRWQEAIDYIKQHEEINEVIFSGGDPLMAKDSHLQWLIEQINNIAHITRLRIHTRLPVVIPSRINPALLSTLSESRLRIIMVLHINHSNEICDDLSRAVMMLKQHDILVLNQSVLLKGINDDAQTLCDLSEKLFSVDILPYYLHLLDPVKGAAHFHVDLHQAKSIAKKMMANLPGFLMPKVVQELAGEANKTPLNL
- the groL gene encoding chaperonin GroEL (60 kDa chaperone family; promotes refolding of misfolded polypeptides especially under stressful conditions; forms two stacked rings of heptamers to form a barrel-shaped 14mer; ends can be capped by GroES; misfolded proteins enter the barrel where they are refolded when GroES binds), coding for MAAKDVLFGNDARTKMLSGVNILADAVKVTLGPKGRNVVLDKSFGGPTITKDGVSVAKEIELADKFENMGAQMVKEVASKANDEAGDGTTTATVLAQAIVNEGLKSIAAGMNPMDLKRGIDQAVIAAVAELKDLSTACADNKAIEQVGTISANSDTTVGSIIATAMDKVGTEGVITVEEGQALTDELDVVEGMQFDRGYLSPYFINNQENGSVELESPFILLVDKKISNIRELLTTLEGVAKAGKPLLIIAEDVEGEALATLVVNNMRGIVKVAAVKAPGFGDRRKAMLQDIAVLTAGTVISEEIGMELEKATLEDLGQAKRVVISKDNTTIIDGIGEEAEINGRVTQIRGQIEDTTSDYDREKLQERLAKLAGGVAVIKVGAATEVEMKEKKARVEDALHATRAAVEEGVVAGGGTALVRVADKIKDLEGANEDQTHGINVALRAMEAPLRQIVSNCGDEASVVLNEVRNGEGNYGYNAANSTYGDMLEMGILDPTKVTRSALQFAASVASLMLTTEAMVTEAPQDAAAAPAMPDMGGMGGMGGMGGMM
- a CDS encoding DUF4136 domain-containing protein, yielding MRNILILLFVTTLAACVQVTDEEAMAERQLAISSSHDKDLVLDSNTTYAFTPLQETDHGQRFPAFTAEIERYLNSQGFRQVEADQQPTFFIGYILEREEDFSDEQLSETFGLNPGLPDLPNLEKGTMLMFVLDGETKQFAWRGAAQGFVIDDIDEQERQHRIQIIVGSMLRQFVGN